A window of the Miscanthus floridulus cultivar M001 chromosome 14, ASM1932011v1, whole genome shotgun sequence genome harbors these coding sequences:
- the LOC136505613 gene encoding uncharacterized protein, producing the protein MDPSHPNTALLAGGAPDTAPVIGGAPETMPHVHRLSPRPPRRPACATGLPTDGAPRRHSTTPACASPSTTPPYGHSTTSARRLSLASTRRPVRAASRRGPRRPPRATGLPTDGGPPRAHSTRRPRSPPWSPTLAGRPAQAPPPRPSISI; encoded by the coding sequence ATGGATCCTAGCCACCCCAACACCGCCCTCCTCGCCGGAGGAGCCCCCGACACCGCGCCCGTCATCGGAGGAGCCCCTGAGACGATGCCCCACGTGCACCGCCTCTCACCGCGGCCCCCACGCCGGCCTGCATGCGCCACCGGCCTCCCCACCGACGGCGCCCCCCGCAGGCACTCCACGACGCCAGCGTGCGCCTCCCCATCGACGACGCCCCCCTACGGGCACTCCACGACGTCCGCGCGCCGCCTCTCGCTGGCATCTACACGACGCCCCGTGCGCGCCGCCTCTCGCCGCGGCCCACGCCGACCTCCACGCGCCACCGGCCTCCCCACCGACGGTGGCCCCCCGCGGGCACACTCCACGCGACGCCCGCGCTCACCTCCCTGGTCACCGACGCTGGCCGGTCGCCCCGCGCAGGCACCACCGCCCCGGCCATCAATAAGTATATAA